A genomic stretch from Chryseobacterium sp. SNU WT5 includes:
- a CDS encoding ectonucleotide pyrophosphatase/phosphodiesterase, which yields MKKFIFLFLILSFLDAFCQTDTAQVVDLNRKNSVEVFSKPYVILISADGFRYDYAKKYNAKNLLKFAGSGVSAKAMLPSFPSITFPNHWSLITGLYPAHHGLIDNFFYDYQKKEFYKMSSKENAEDGSWYGGTPLWSLAEKQGMISASMMWVGSASDAAGVRPTYYYHYHEKFSPSEKVDKVIEWLKLPEERRPHFISLYFPEVDGSGHRFGPDSKETENAVHLVDRAIGDLVEKINQLGLENVNYIFVADHGLIKVDRDHPLEIPAILFDKNRFDFYNAQTLMRVVVKNAAEVKSVYRELKKHKSTYYDVYLDKRFPKKLKFSPKDDRYNRIGQILLVPKAPKIFLEEGKNTSLGKHGYNSYKVPEMKAAFIVFGPAFKNNKEIGEFENVNVYPVVTDVLGLKITTPIDGTQKIAEKILK from the coding sequence ATGAAAAAATTCATTTTTTTATTTCTTATTTTAAGTTTTCTTGATGCTTTTTGCCAAACTGATACGGCGCAAGTTGTTGATTTAAATAGAAAAAATTCGGTTGAGGTATTTTCAAAACCTTACGTTATTTTAATATCTGCGGATGGGTTCCGATATGATTATGCTAAAAAGTATAATGCTAAAAATCTTTTGAAATTTGCTGGAAGTGGTGTATCTGCAAAAGCGATGTTGCCCAGTTTTCCTTCCATTACTTTTCCCAATCACTGGAGTCTGATTACGGGTTTATATCCAGCTCATCATGGGTTGATCGATAATTTTTTTTATGATTATCAGAAGAAAGAATTCTATAAAATGAGCAGCAAAGAAAATGCAGAAGATGGTTCATGGTATGGTGGGACCCCTCTCTGGAGTTTAGCAGAGAAACAGGGAATGATTTCTGCATCGATGATGTGGGTGGGTTCAGCAAGTGATGCTGCTGGAGTAAGACCAACATATTATTATCATTATCATGAAAAATTCTCGCCCAGTGAAAAGGTTGATAAAGTGATTGAGTGGTTAAAATTACCAGAAGAACGCAGGCCCCATTTTATCAGTTTATATTTTCCGGAAGTAGATGGAAGTGGACATCGTTTCGGGCCCGATTCAAAAGAAACGGAGAACGCGGTACATTTGGTCGATCGTGCAATCGGAGATCTGGTAGAAAAAATCAATCAGTTAGGATTGGAAAATGTGAATTATATCTTCGTTGCGGACCATGGACTGATAAAAGTAGATCGTGATCACCCACTTGAAATTCCAGCAATCTTATTTGATAAAAATCGTTTTGACTTCTATAATGCTCAGACTTTAATGAGAGTTGTTGTGAAAAATGCAGCAGAAGTGAAATCAGTTTATCGCGAGTTAAAAAAACACAAAAGCACTTACTACGATGTTTATTTGGACAAAAGATTCCCTAAAAAATTAAAATTCTCACCGAAGGATGATCGGTATAACCGAATTGGACAGATTCTTCTTGTTCCAAAAGCACCCAAAATATTTCTAGAAGAAGGCAAAAATACTTCGTTGGGTAAACATGGTTACAATTCCTACAAGGTTCCTGAAATGAAAGCTGCATTCATTGTTTTTGGTCCAGCCTTTAAAAATAATAAAGAAATTGGTGAGTTTGAAAATGTAAACGTTTACCCAGTAGTAACGGATGTTCTCGGTTTAAAAATTACCACACCCATTGACGGAACTCAAAAAATTGCTGAGAAAATTCTAAAATAA
- a CDS encoding gliding motility-associated C-terminal domain-containing protein — MKKALLFLFFFIFFNSFAQLDREHWFAPMMDRIGNSSTYQSIYISTNDPVPFNVDIYNNNVIVSSVIVSKNNPVKYSIPRSERKRIITTSQFDLFKPVPMGFYLKGDKPFFATLRFSIKNHGEIQTSKGTAGLGKEFRAVMAPISVNNRILSFMNSIMATEDSTNVTITDFKPDVQFSDYIPRTQINFTLNKGQSYIIDGTGDSSNNYTGYIGAKIVSDKPIVIANGNFNGQYAGDFGGSSDILMDQSVPIDKLGQEFVLMKGNGEVSSNMEKGLILATEDNTEIYINDGTIPAITLNAGEHYVTDNSSYIDQGSDHYNMFVKATKNIYLYQLLAGANALEGTEQATGGFNYVPPLNCYLPQRIDEIGNIDENEYSSNGVIYSLTVRTKLNIITERGATIDVLRNGISLPLNVSNGPFDVLGNANWVTYSIPNITGNIAIISSNAVTAGISAGNDAVGYGGYFAGFSSIPLIVKLESDCLPDVKLGVTQGFKSYLWLLKVGNTYIPAPGENDKYFYKPSQAGIYAVQVQQGSCTEVQTPDFKFFNCTTFTNDDYNICSEVEITPKFGLSSQTIKNGTVQIENIPTKGTVIIKADGKLAYTAYPNTFGIDTFKYKFCGIGDIPDCETVQATIHINQIVKKDAILEACTSNGIATYDLSLASVTANNTVKKNYYLTENGAENDIISELISNFANFSSADQTLYVRMVNDFGCIAIAKIKLQSKLPADVKPELYTKVHCDEDIDGIIDGIYKVDVQNISAVVLQNPADYYLSYYETEIKALAGLNDDIKTIYSFSANDKIWIRVEPKNGCNIVIREISLQIGVKQSITSVVNEFLCDDNFDGIRTANLSDYIAQFTHDNSLSFSYYQNLTDAKNKKNPIQSAVTITNSGQYYIRFHSPILCDEIGTLNLTVKIPKKSTTLIDQKICPNSTTTLDAGPNYSSYLWSTGETSQRIKIPIGEYWVDLTFDGCKYRQRVSVSTVQLPEIQVVEIQNGTVTILATGGNAPYQYSLDGYHYQTSNIFNNVAPGNYTVYIISSDLCDPVTTNIDVMQILNVITPNDDGKNDILDYSTLLRKDEPSLQIFDRHGISVFKGDKGNRFSWDGKVGGRTVSSGSYWYVLRWKEPHSETMTKLTGWILVKSR; from the coding sequence ATGAAAAAAGCACTACTCTTTTTATTTTTCTTTATTTTCTTTAATTCTTTTGCACAACTCGATCGTGAACATTGGTTTGCCCCAATGATGGATCGTATAGGAAATAGCTCGACATATCAATCTATCTATATATCTACTAATGATCCCGTTCCCTTTAATGTGGATATTTATAACAATAATGTTATTGTTAGCTCAGTAATAGTTAGTAAAAATAATCCGGTTAAATATAGCATCCCAAGAAGTGAACGAAAAAGAATTATTACTACAAGTCAATTTGATTTATTCAAACCTGTACCAATGGGTTTTTATTTAAAAGGAGATAAACCATTTTTTGCAACATTAAGGTTTTCAATAAAAAATCATGGTGAAATTCAAACTTCAAAAGGAACGGCTGGTCTCGGTAAAGAGTTTCGTGCGGTTATGGCTCCAATAAGCGTAAATAATAGAATTCTAAGTTTCATGAACAGCATTATGGCTACAGAAGACAGTACAAATGTTACCATTACTGATTTCAAGCCTGACGTTCAATTTTCCGACTATATTCCCAGGACTCAGATCAATTTTACTTTAAATAAAGGACAATCCTACATTATTGATGGAACAGGCGATTCTTCAAATAACTATACCGGATACATTGGGGCAAAAATAGTATCAGACAAGCCTATCGTGATTGCAAATGGCAATTTTAATGGGCAGTACGCCGGAGACTTTGGCGGTTCTTCAGATATTTTAATGGACCAAAGTGTACCAATCGATAAATTAGGACAGGAGTTTGTCTTAATGAAAGGTAATGGCGAAGTTAGTTCTAATATGGAAAAAGGACTGATTCTCGCTACTGAAGACAACACAGAGATTTATATTAATGATGGTACTATCCCGGCGATCACCCTTAATGCAGGTGAACACTATGTGACCGATAATTCCTCCTACATCGACCAGGGATCGGATCATTATAATATGTTTGTCAAAGCCACAAAAAATATCTACTTATATCAATTATTAGCTGGTGCTAATGCTTTAGAAGGAACAGAGCAGGCAACAGGTGGTTTTAATTATGTCCCACCGCTCAATTGCTATCTGCCACAAAGAATTGATGAAATTGGTAATATCGATGAAAATGAATACTCATCTAACGGCGTTATTTACAGTTTAACTGTTCGTACTAAGCTAAATATCATCACAGAAAGAGGTGCCACTATTGACGTCCTTAGAAATGGAATATCCTTACCTTTAAATGTGAGCAATGGCCCGTTTGATGTTTTGGGTAATGCAAATTGGGTAACCTACTCTATTCCGAACATTACGGGGAATATCGCAATAATTTCTTCCAATGCTGTTACTGCTGGAATCTCCGCTGGAAATGATGCGGTTGGATATGGAGGCTACTTTGCCGGATTCTCCTCAATTCCATTGATTGTTAAATTAGAAAGCGACTGCTTACCAGATGTGAAACTAGGGGTTACACAAGGTTTCAAGTCGTATTTATGGTTGCTGAAAGTTGGTAACACCTATATTCCAGCTCCTGGTGAGAATGATAAATATTTTTACAAGCCATCTCAAGCTGGAATTTATGCCGTGCAGGTTCAACAAGGTTCCTGTACTGAAGTTCAGACTCCTGATTTTAAATTTTTTAATTGTACAACTTTTACAAATGATGACTATAACATCTGCTCTGAGGTAGAAATCACTCCTAAATTTGGTTTAAGTTCCCAAACTATTAAAAACGGTACAGTACAAATAGAAAACATTCCGACAAAGGGTACTGTCATTATTAAAGCTGATGGAAAACTAGCCTATACCGCGTATCCAAATACTTTTGGAATTGATACTTTCAAATATAAATTTTGTGGTATTGGAGATATTCCTGATTGCGAAACGGTTCAGGCAACCATTCACATTAATCAAATTGTAAAAAAAGATGCGATACTAGAGGCATGTACGTCCAACGGTATTGCAACTTATGATTTAAGTTTGGCCTCCGTAACAGCCAACAATACAGTTAAAAAAAACTACTACCTAACAGAAAATGGAGCGGAAAATGATATAATTTCCGAATTGATCAGTAATTTTGCCAACTTTTCCTCAGCAGACCAGACTCTTTACGTACGAATGGTAAATGATTTCGGCTGTATTGCCATTGCAAAAATTAAGCTTCAATCGAAATTACCAGCTGATGTAAAACCCGAACTATACACTAAAGTTCACTGTGATGAAGATATTGATGGAATAATTGATGGAATTTACAAAGTCGATGTGCAAAATATATCTGCAGTTGTTTTACAAAATCCAGCTGATTATTATCTATCATACTACGAAACAGAAATTAAGGCATTAGCTGGATTAAACGATGATATCAAAACTATTTACAGTTTTTCTGCTAACGATAAAATATGGATCAGAGTGGAGCCAAAAAATGGATGTAATATCGTTATTAGGGAAATATCTCTGCAAATTGGTGTTAAGCAGTCTATCACTTCGGTAGTCAATGAATTCTTATGTGATGATAATTTCGATGGAATTAGAACCGCAAATTTATCCGACTACATTGCGCAGTTTACACATGACAATAGCCTTAGTTTTAGTTATTATCAAAATTTGACTGATGCTAAAAATAAAAAAAACCCTATCCAAAGTGCTGTAACCATTACTAATTCCGGACAATATTATATCAGGTTTCACTCACCGATCCTGTGTGATGAAATCGGAACTTTGAACTTAACAGTCAAAATTCCTAAAAAATCTACCACACTAATTGACCAGAAGATATGTCCAAATTCTACGACAACCTTAGATGCTGGGCCCAATTATAGCAGTTACTTGTGGAGTACGGGAGAAACCTCGCAAAGGATCAAAATTCCTATTGGTGAATATTGGGTAGATTTAACTTTTGATGGCTGCAAATACAGACAGAGAGTTTCCGTATCTACAGTTCAATTACCGGAAATCCAAGTTGTAGAAATTCAAAATGGTACGGTTACCATCTTAGCAACTGGGGGGAATGCACCTTATCAATATTCGTTGGACGGTTACCATTACCAAACCTCTAATATTTTCAACAATGTGGCGCCGGGTAATTATACCGTTTATATAATTTCAAGCGACTTATGTGATCCGGTCACTACCAACATCGACGTTATGCAAATTTTAAATGTCATTACACCCAATGATGATGGTAAAAATGATATACTGGACTACTCTACTCTGTTGAGAAAAGACGAACCCTCGTTGCAGATTTTCGACCGGCATGGTATTTCTGTCTTCAAAGGAGACAAGGGTAATCGCTTTAGCTGGGATGGTAAAGTTGGCGGCAGAACGGTTTCCTCAGGATCGTATTGGTACGTCTTACGGTGGAAGGAACCACACTCCGAAACAATGACCAAACTAACTGGCTGGATATTAGTAAAAAGCAGATAG
- the coaE gene encoding dephospho-CoA kinase (Dephospho-CoA kinase (CoaE) performs the final step in coenzyme A biosynthesis.) — protein MINDEPEPRVSTKIIGITGGIGSGKSTVSKFIEEAGYPVYYSDIRAKTIVNDNLPLKQQIKELLGENAYDEDGLYNRKYVSDLVFENDELLLNLNALIHPAVKIDFENWVIQQMTPFVFKETALLFELKLNESCFKSLLITADDNCRLKRVMDRDDKTYREVESVMLKQMPEKDKIKLADFIIFNNDGLEELEEETKKVLNEIVLL, from the coding sequence ATGATTAACGACGAACCCGAACCCAGGGTCAGCACAAAAATTATTGGAATAACGGGCGGAATTGGCTCGGGGAAATCAACAGTATCGAAATTTATAGAAGAAGCAGGATACCCTGTTTACTATTCAGATATTCGGGCGAAAACTATTGTTAATGATAATTTACCTCTTAAACAGCAGATCAAAGAACTTTTGGGTGAAAATGCGTATGATGAAGATGGTTTATACAACCGAAAATACGTTTCTGATCTTGTTTTTGAAAATGATGAATTATTGTTAAATTTAAACGCATTAATTCATCCGGCAGTGAAAATTGACTTTGAGAATTGGGTCATCCAGCAAATGACTCCTTTTGTTTTTAAGGAAACAGCACTTTTATTTGAATTGAAATTAAATGAAAGTTGTTTTAAGTCACTTTTGATTACTGCGGATGATAATTGCCGACTAAAAAGAGTGATGGATCGAGACGATAAGACCTACCGAGAAGTAGAGTCGGTCATGCTTAAGCAAATGCCGGAAAAAGATAAGATCAAATTAGCTGATTTTATTATTTTTAATAATGACGGTTTAGAAGAACTTGAAGAAGAAACCAAGAAAGTATTAAATGAAATTGTACTTTTATAA
- a CDS encoding MBL fold metallo-hydrolase, translated as MKLYPIQCGKFKLDGGAMFGVVPKTLWQRTNPADENNLIDLGTRSLLVEDGKKLILIDCGLGDKQNEKFFGHYSLWGDDTLDKNLKKYGFIKDDITDVFLTHLHFDHCGGAIEWNDDRTGYQSAFKNAHFWTNEEHWKWATEPNPREKASFLKENIMPMQESGQLNFLPTPQNGNYSFAPDLKMDVIFVDGHTEKQMLPVIQYQEKTIVFAADLIPTVGHIPQVYVMGYDTRPLLTMEEKAKFLKQCVDNEYLLFFEHDAHNELASLKMTEKGIRLDETFSMNEVFGY; from the coding sequence ATGAAACTCTATCCTATACAGTGCGGAAAATTTAAATTAGATGGTGGTGCCATGTTTGGTGTGGTGCCGAAAACGCTTTGGCAACGGACCAATCCTGCTGATGAAAATAATTTGATTGATTTGGGAACGCGATCACTTTTGGTGGAAGACGGTAAAAAACTGATTCTTATCGATTGTGGCTTGGGTGACAAACAGAATGAGAAATTCTTTGGTCATTACTCTCTTTGGGGGGATGATACTTTGGATAAAAACCTGAAAAAATATGGTTTTATAAAAGATGATATTACGGATGTTTTCTTGACGCATCTTCATTTCGATCATTGTGGTGGCGCAATAGAATGGAACGATGACCGAACCGGTTATCAATCTGCTTTTAAAAATGCCCATTTTTGGACGAATGAAGAACATTGGAAATGGGCAACCGAACCCAACCCAAGAGAAAAGGCAAGTTTTTTGAAGGAGAATATTATGCCGATGCAGGAAAGCGGACAATTAAATTTTTTGCCAACTCCACAAAATGGAAACTACAGTTTTGCGCCAGATTTAAAAATGGATGTTATCTTTGTGGATGGACACACAGAAAAGCAAATGCTTCCAGTGATTCAGTATCAGGAAAAAACAATTGTTTTCGCAGCGGATTTAATTCCGACTGTTGGGCATATTCCACAGGTTTATGTGATGGGTTATGATACTCGTCCGCTTTTAACCATGGAAGAAAAGGCAAAGTTTCTAAAACAGTGTGTTGATAATGAGTATTTGTTGTTTTTTGAACACGATGCACATAATGAATTGGCGAGTTTGAAAATGACGGAGAAAGGAATAAGATTAGATGAAACCTTCAGTATGAATGAGGTTTTTGGTTATTAA
- a CDS encoding GxxExxY protein, translated as MTENEISKIVFESGLKIHRKLGIGLYEAVYEECLVYELKRNGLKVENQKDIPVEYEGLLIEKAFRVDLLIEDKVIIEIKAVPEINSYHTYQLLNYLRITKLKLGMVLNFHSVLFKNGVKRIANNL; from the coding sequence ATGACTGAAAATGAAATTTCGAAAATAGTATTTGAGTCGGGTTTAAAAATTCATCGAAAACTCGGTATTGGTCTTTATGAGGCAGTTTACGAAGAATGTTTAGTTTATGAATTAAAGAGAAACGGTTTAAAAGTTGAGAATCAAAAAGATATTCCTGTAGAATATGAGGGTTTACTTATCGAAAAAGCTTTCAGAGTTGATCTTTTAATTGAAGATAAAGTAATTATAGAAATTAAAGCTGTTCCAGAAATTAACAGTTATCATACTTATCAGCTTTTGAATTATTTAAGAATAACAAAACTTAAACTTGGGATGGTTCTTAATTTTCATTCCGTGTTATTTAAAAATGGTGTCAAAAGAATAGCGAATAATTTATAA
- the ruvB gene encoding Holliday junction branch migration DNA helicase RuvB, protein MSDFLHPDKENFSEDELIHEEKIRPQSFQDFAGQRKTLDNLEVFVAAAKNRGGALDHVLLHGPPGLGKTTLANIIANELGVGCKITSGPVLDKPGSLAGLLTNLEENDVLFIDEIHRLSPIVEEYLYSAMEDYKIDIMLESGPNARSVQIGLNPFTLVGATTRSGMLTKPMLARFGIQSRLEYYTIELLSIIIERSARVLDIKIYEDAALEIARRSRGTPRIANALLRRVRDFAQIKGNGEIEINITKFALNSLNVDEFGLDDMDNRIMRVMIENFRGKPVGISALATSIGENPETLEEVYEPFLIQEGFIIRTPRGREVTEKAYKHLQIAVPRRPDELF, encoded by the coding sequence ATGTCAGATTTCCTACACCCCGATAAAGAGAATTTTTCCGAAGATGAATTGATCCACGAGGAGAAAATCCGTCCGCAGAGCTTTCAGGATTTTGCCGGACAGCGCAAGACTTTGGATAATTTAGAGGTGTTTGTAGCAGCCGCGAAAAACCGTGGTGGCGCTTTGGATCACGTACTTTTGCATGGTCCACCTGGATTGGGGAAAACTACTTTAGCCAATATTATCGCAAATGAGTTGGGAGTTGGCTGCAAAATAACTTCGGGTCCTGTTTTGGATAAACCTGGAAGTTTAGCAGGATTGCTGACGAATTTAGAAGAAAATGATGTTTTATTTATCGATGAAATTCATCGACTCTCTCCGATTGTTGAGGAGTATTTGTATTCTGCAATGGAAGATTATAAAATTGACATCATGCTGGAAAGTGGTCCCAATGCGAGAAGTGTGCAGATCGGATTGAATCCTTTTACTTTAGTTGGTGCAACTACAAGAAGTGGAATGTTGACCAAACCGATGTTAGCACGATTCGGCATTCAATCACGATTAGAATATTACACGATTGAACTTTTATCAATTATTATTGAAAGAAGTGCACGTGTTTTAGATATTAAAATCTACGAAGATGCTGCGTTGGAAATTGCCAGAAGAAGTCGTGGAACGCCCAGAATTGCAAATGCGTTGTTGAGAAGAGTTCGCGATTTTGCCCAGATCAAAGGAAACGGTGAAATTGAAATTAATATTACGAAATTTGCTTTGAACTCATTGAATGTCGATGAATTCGGTTTGGATGATATGGACAATCGAATTATGCGCGTGATGATAGAGAATTTCCGTGGGAAACCGGTGGGGATTTCGGCGTTGGCTACTTCAATTGGAGAAAATCCGGAAACGTTGGAAGAGGTTTATGAACCATTTTTGATTCAGGAAGGTTTTATTATTCGAACGCCGAGAGGAAGAGAGGTGACGGAGAAAGCGTATAAACATTTGCAGATTGCAGTGCCGAGAAGACCGGATGAATTGTTTTGA
- a CDS encoding transporter: MKHAVFLVMFFPVFHFAQMETDRPGEGTASTVISPKTIQLESGIIYNRSERGFTSDHLLRFGLTEKWEVRLQTNQNFSDSSESSYGFSSKYNFLPGENSSPSLTLIADTDFKFEEYSFILASDKELTENFGSSAGIGYLKENLENYFFLSFGLDYSFNDRWAIFTEYYGYFNAALSPEHGSDFGITYLASPRLQLDLSFGSNVQNISNQYFLSTGISYRFR; the protein is encoded by the coding sequence ATGAAACATGCAGTTTTTTTAGTGATGTTTTTTCCAGTTTTTCATTTTGCCCAAATGGAAACAGATCGACCTGGAGAAGGAACTGCCAGTACGGTAATTTCCCCAAAAACAATTCAGTTAGAAAGTGGAATTATTTATAACAGAAGCGAAAGAGGATTCACCTCGGATCATCTTCTTCGTTTTGGACTGACCGAAAAATGGGAAGTTCGTTTGCAAACCAATCAAAATTTTAGCGATTCCTCTGAAAGCTCTTATGGCTTTTCGTCAAAATATAATTTCTTACCTGGGGAAAATTCTTCACCATCTCTAACTTTGATTGCAGATACAGATTTTAAATTTGAAGAATATTCTTTTATATTGGCTTCGGATAAGGAGTTAACAGAAAATTTCGGAAGTTCTGCAGGAATAGGATATTTAAAAGAAAACCTCGAAAATTACTTTTTCCTATCGTTTGGTCTGGATTATAGCTTCAACGATCGATGGGCAATATTCACCGAATATTACGGCTACTTTAATGCTGCACTTTCACCGGAACACGGCTCCGACTTCGGCATAACTTATTTGGCTTCACCCCGACTACAACTGGATTTATCTTTCGGAAGTAATGTGCAAAATATTTCTAATCAATACTTTTTGAGCACGGGGATTTCTTATCGATTCAGATAA